One Actinoplanes missouriensis 431 DNA segment encodes these proteins:
- a CDS encoding alcohol dehydrogenase catalytic domain-containing protein produces MRAAVLHTIGDEKLDIRDDVAVVGPGPGEVRLRVRASGVCHSDLSALNGTLPQPVPAVLGHEAAGDVLEVGDGVDDLAPGDRVAVNWLPSCGVCSHCRRGETYLCMTHVMAGYVMPRFTAGELPIFGMAGCGAFAEEMVVPRAGAVRIGDDVPYEVAALIGCGVTTGVGAVINTARVRPGDTVVVIGCGGVGIAAVQGARVAGAAVIVAVDTVAARHETARRFGATHSCGPDGLSDLSTEVTGGEGFDYAFDVVAVPQTLRTAWTACRRGGSVVVVGAGRADQFIELSPFELLFEGKTIIPSLYGSADPPHDFGRLLALWRAGRLDIEGMISRRLRLDQVGDALASLGSGELIRQVIVHD; encoded by the coding sequence ATGCGCGCGGCGGTTCTGCACACGATCGGGGACGAGAAGCTCGACATCCGCGACGACGTGGCGGTCGTCGGGCCCGGCCCCGGTGAGGTGCGCCTGCGGGTGCGCGCCTCCGGCGTCTGCCACTCCGACCTGTCCGCGTTGAACGGCACGCTGCCGCAGCCGGTGCCGGCCGTGCTCGGGCACGAGGCGGCCGGTGACGTCCTCGAGGTCGGCGACGGGGTGGACGACCTGGCGCCCGGCGACCGGGTCGCGGTGAACTGGCTGCCCTCCTGCGGTGTTTGTTCGCACTGCCGGCGCGGCGAGACCTATCTCTGCATGACACACGTGATGGCCGGCTACGTGATGCCCCGCTTCACCGCCGGGGAGCTGCCGATCTTCGGGATGGCCGGTTGCGGCGCGTTCGCCGAGGAGATGGTGGTGCCGCGGGCCGGCGCCGTGCGGATCGGCGATGACGTGCCCTACGAGGTGGCCGCGCTGATCGGCTGCGGTGTCACGACGGGCGTCGGCGCGGTGATCAACACGGCGCGGGTGCGGCCCGGCGACACCGTCGTGGTGATCGGGTGCGGGGGAGTCGGCATCGCCGCGGTGCAGGGCGCGCGGGTGGCCGGCGCGGCCGTGATCGTCGCGGTGGACACGGTGGCCGCGCGGCACGAGACGGCCCGGCGGTTCGGCGCCACCCACAGCTGCGGCCCGGACGGCCTCTCCGATCTGTCCACCGAGGTCACCGGCGGCGAGGGCTTCGACTACGCGTTCGACGTGGTGGCCGTGCCGCAGACGCTGCGCACCGCGTGGACGGCCTGCCGCCGGGGCGGTTCGGTGGTCGTGGTCGGTGCCGGGCGGGCCGACCAGTTCATCGAGCTCAGCCCGTTCGAGCTCCTCTTCGAGGGCAAGACCATCATTCCTTCCCTGTACGGGTCGGCGGACCCGCCCCACGACTTCGGGCGGCTGCTGGCGCTGTGGCGGGCCGGTCGTCTCGACATCGAGGGCATGATCAGCAGGCGGCTGCGGCTCGATCAGGTGGGTGACGCACTGGCGTCGCTCGGCAGCGGCGAGCTGATCCGCCAAGTGATCGTCCACGACTGA
- a CDS encoding LLM class F420-dependent oxidoreductase, which produces MRLGIQIGYSGQGFADAVDEVVECEEAGAELVVVPEAYSFDAVSQLGFLAARTRRMGLASGVMQLYTRTPTLTAMTAAGIDYVSGGRFALGLGASGPQVIEGFHGVRYDAPIARTREVVEICRRVWRRETLVFEGDHYRVPLPGEFGKPLKLINRPVRPRIPVLLAAMGPRNVALAAEIAEGWQALFFDPRAAGRVFGDALADGLARRDPSLGPLDVSVPVPFALAEATPALLSAHRASLALYLGGMGARGRNFSNDLIKRYGYAREASLIQELFLSGRKAEAAAAVPDDLVAATSLVGRPDEVRRRIDELAAAGVTTLLVSPLAATRAERVKDVAALRALIT; this is translated from the coding sequence ATGCGACTGGGCATCCAGATCGGCTACAGCGGACAGGGGTTCGCCGACGCGGTCGACGAGGTCGTCGAGTGCGAGGAGGCCGGGGCCGAGCTGGTCGTGGTTCCCGAGGCGTACAGCTTCGACGCGGTCAGCCAGCTGGGCTTTCTGGCGGCCCGGACACGGCGCATGGGGCTCGCCTCCGGGGTGATGCAGCTCTACACGCGGACCCCGACGCTCACGGCGATGACCGCGGCCGGCATCGACTACGTCTCCGGCGGGCGGTTCGCGCTCGGACTGGGTGCGTCAGGTCCCCAAGTGATCGAGGGATTTCACGGGGTACGGTATGACGCTCCGATCGCCCGTACCAGGGAAGTCGTTGAAATCTGTCGCCGGGTGTGGCGGCGGGAGACGCTGGTCTTCGAGGGCGACCACTATCGGGTGCCGCTGCCGGGGGAGTTCGGCAAACCGCTCAAGCTGATCAACCGGCCGGTGCGGCCGAGGATCCCGGTGCTGCTGGCCGCGATGGGGCCGCGCAACGTGGCGCTGGCCGCGGAGATCGCCGAGGGGTGGCAGGCGCTCTTCTTCGATCCGCGCGCGGCCGGCCGGGTGTTCGGCGACGCGCTCGCCGACGGACTCGCGCGGCGTGACCCCTCGCTGGGGCCACTGGACGTCTCCGTCCCCGTACCCTTTGCTCTCGCGGAAGCGACACCCGCGCTGCTCAGCGCGCACCGCGCATCGCTCGCGCTCTATCTCGGCGGGATGGGTGCCCGGGGGCGCAACTTCTCCAACGACCTCATCAAACGGTACGGGTACGCGCGTGAGGCGTCGCTGATCCAGGAGCTGTTCCTGAGCGGACGGAAGGCGGAGGCGGCGGCCGCGGTGCCGGACGATCTCGTGGCGGCGACGTCGCTGGTGGGGCGCCCGGACGAGGTGCGGCGCCGGATCGACGAGCTGGCGGCCGCCGGAGTGACGACGTTGCTGGTGTCGCCGCTGGCCGCGACCCGGGCCGAGCGGGTGAAGGACGTCGCCGCGCTGCGCGCCCTGATCACCTAG
- a CDS encoding TerD family protein has protein sequence MDALERIGFDRLGLVVTPRGVTTPAVSAPLLAEFAHAGVRFANPEEITDGLAGPHRELIAHIRAKRGDKGTYAPLFRGFPERLPQFDDAAFRFVMARVRLRTGDEDWEDALDFSRFGWWPASSIPQDEARAEADRRAQAMLPRDSRIEWITVRLVERPELEERLTTWMRDCFTSAASLREDVRNDLGVLVNLLGADGIEVGDVRFRENRTLLFELLWALDRPRLPYTGATPDDLLRLFAALTGGDVSLAEPITFPRLTRADRRVVINTLEASDRLGDVFRRRGLWLAIDRGLHVGEFRAPRVRDTFALLRETRHDYTAFPSRFERTLARDHAAAVRLAAAEAPGLLGRSLRRLASLAEDEAERAALVDAIAEAGERIPLRVLLAARAQLADNGRTYPRVVFGKDGSALPIVREPGHLAVPKDFRAALLAAIDGTVDARVVAKGDWSGETVWIEPGLDRLLLPDQLRATAQGLVQVERGSRLPVGDAAVVRLFVHWREAGERSDLDLSCVALDERFQIVDQVSWTNLGNGVMTHSGDLTSAENGAEEFLDIDMSRAIGIGRKRGWRYLVPVIFRYAGPTFEALAEAYTGWMLRNDATSRNRVFDPATVANAFPLTGRKRYAVPMLLDLESGEVLYVDVYLNSAPRARVEQDGRDVALLVAAVAGRRRTKVTIAELALTHVYSRGATLVDDPAKATITFGTGEGRTYDALRPEKLLADLL, from the coding sequence ATGGACGCGCTGGAACGTATCGGATTCGACCGCCTGGGACTGGTCGTGACGCCGAGGGGCGTCACCACCCCCGCGGTCTCCGCGCCGCTGCTCGCCGAGTTCGCGCACGCCGGCGTGCGGTTCGCCAACCCGGAGGAGATCACCGACGGGCTGGCCGGGCCGCACCGCGAGCTGATTGCGCACATCCGGGCCAAGCGCGGCGACAAGGGTACGTACGCCCCGCTGTTCCGTGGCTTCCCGGAGCGGCTGCCGCAGTTCGACGACGCGGCGTTCCGCTTCGTCATGGCGCGGGTCCGTCTCCGCACCGGCGACGAAGACTGGGAGGACGCCCTCGACTTCAGCCGTTTCGGCTGGTGGCCGGCCTCCTCGATCCCGCAGGACGAGGCCCGGGCCGAGGCTGACCGGCGTGCGCAGGCGATGCTGCCCCGGGACAGCCGCATCGAGTGGATCACCGTACGCCTGGTCGAGCGACCGGAGCTGGAGGAGCGGCTGACCACCTGGATGCGGGACTGCTTCACCAGCGCGGCGTCGCTGCGCGAGGACGTGCGCAACGACCTCGGCGTGCTGGTGAACCTGCTCGGCGCGGACGGCATCGAGGTCGGCGACGTCCGGTTCCGGGAGAACCGCACGCTGCTGTTCGAGCTGCTCTGGGCGCTCGACCGGCCGCGGCTGCCGTACACCGGCGCCACGCCGGACGACCTGCTGCGCCTGTTCGCGGCGCTGACCGGCGGCGACGTCAGCCTGGCCGAGCCGATCACGTTCCCGCGCCTGACCCGCGCGGACCGCCGCGTCGTGATCAACACGCTCGAGGCGAGCGACCGGCTCGGTGACGTCTTCCGCCGTCGCGGCCTGTGGCTGGCGATCGACCGTGGGCTGCACGTCGGTGAGTTCCGCGCGCCTCGGGTGCGTGACACGTTCGCGCTGCTGCGGGAGACCCGCCACGACTACACGGCGTTCCCGTCCCGGTTCGAGCGGACGCTTGCCCGTGACCACGCGGCCGCGGTGCGTCTCGCCGCTGCCGAGGCGCCCGGTCTGCTCGGCCGGAGCCTGCGCCGGCTGGCCTCCCTGGCGGAGGACGAGGCCGAACGGGCCGCGCTTGTCGACGCGATCGCCGAAGCCGGCGAGCGGATCCCGCTGCGGGTCCTGCTGGCCGCCCGGGCCCAGCTGGCTGACAACGGACGCACGTACCCCCGTGTGGTTTTCGGCAAGGACGGCTCGGCACTGCCGATCGTGCGCGAGCCGGGCCACCTCGCCGTGCCGAAGGACTTCCGCGCGGCGCTGCTCGCGGCGATCGACGGCACGGTGGACGCGCGGGTCGTGGCGAAGGGCGACTGGTCCGGCGAGACCGTCTGGATCGAGCCGGGCCTGGACCGGCTGCTGCTGCCGGACCAGCTACGGGCCACCGCGCAGGGCCTGGTCCAGGTGGAGCGCGGCAGCCGGCTGCCGGTCGGTGACGCCGCGGTGGTGCGGCTGTTCGTGCACTGGCGCGAAGCGGGCGAGCGCAGCGACCTGGACCTGTCGTGCGTGGCGCTGGACGAGCGGTTCCAGATCGTCGACCAGGTCTCCTGGACGAACCTCGGCAACGGGGTGATGACGCACTCCGGTGACCTCACGTCCGCTGAGAACGGGGCCGAGGAGTTCCTCGACATCGACATGTCCCGGGCGATCGGGATCGGTCGCAAGCGCGGCTGGCGCTACCTCGTGCCGGTGATCTTCCGTTATGCCGGTCCGACGTTCGAGGCGCTCGCCGAGGCGTACACCGGGTGGATGCTGCGCAACGACGCGACCAGCCGCAACCGGGTGTTCGACCCGGCGACGGTGGCGAACGCGTTCCCGCTGACCGGCCGGAAGCGCTACGCCGTGCCGATGCTGCTCGACCTGGAGAGTGGCGAGGTGCTCTATGTGGACGTCTACCTGAACTCGGCGCCGCGCGCCCGGGTCGAGCAGGACGGCCGGGACGTGGCGCTGCTGGTCGCGGCGGTCGCGGGCCGCCGCCGGACGAAGGTGACGATCGCGGAGCTGGCGCTGACCCACGTGTATTCGCGCGGGGCGACGCTTGTCGACGACCCGGCAAAAGCAACGATCACTTTCGGTACGGGGGAGGGGCGCACCTATGACGCGCTGCGCCCCGAGAAGCTGCTGGCCGACTTGCTCTGA
- a CDS encoding GntR family transcriptional regulator: MESVGRHLLRDAAYGRLRGAIVDGTLAPGLALKPDDLAEQLGLSRAPIRDALARLAADGLVETKPQSYTRVTEVVPKEVEDAAAVVGAMHALAVQSIARRMTTDQLERMREANARFAAAVAAGDVEAALAADDDVHAIPLHGCGNAAAAATAERYTPLVRRAERLLFTSPQASRSVRLHDELIDALAARDAARAIAVNAEIWGHLHHSVNL, from the coding sequence GTGGAGAGTGTGGGACGGCATCTGCTGCGGGACGCGGCCTACGGGCGTCTGCGCGGCGCCATCGTCGACGGGACGCTGGCGCCCGGCCTCGCGCTGAAACCCGACGACCTCGCCGAGCAACTGGGGCTGTCGCGGGCGCCGATCCGGGACGCGCTGGCCCGGCTCGCCGCGGACGGGCTGGTCGAGACGAAGCCGCAGAGCTACACCCGGGTCACCGAGGTGGTGCCCAAGGAGGTCGAGGACGCGGCCGCCGTGGTCGGGGCGATGCACGCTCTCGCCGTACAGTCAATCGCTCGAAGAATGACCACTGACCAGCTGGAACGGATGCGCGAAGCCAACGCGCGGTTCGCCGCGGCGGTGGCCGCGGGTGATGTGGAGGCGGCTCTGGCGGCCGACGACGACGTGCACGCGATCCCGCTGCACGGTTGCGGCAATGCGGCGGCCGCGGCCACCGCCGAGCGTTACACCCCGCTGGTACGCCGTGCCGAGCGTCTCCTCTTCACCTCTCCGCAAGCGTCCCGTTCGGTGCGTCTGCACGACGAGCTGATCGACGCCCTGGCCGCGCGTGACGCGGCACGGGCGATCGCGGTCAACGCCGAGATCTGGGGTCACCTGCACCACAGCGTCAACCTTTAG
- a CDS encoding 1-aminocyclopropane-1-carboxylate deaminase encodes MPLADFPRRPLLFGPSPVHRLDRLTAHLGGAAVWAKREDCNSGIAYGGNKTRKLEYLVADALAQGADTLVSIGGVQSNHTRQVAAVAAATGLKCVLVQESWVDWPDSVYDKVGNILISRLAGADVRLVRAGFGIGFKESWDAAIADVKASGGTPYAIPAGASDHRLGGLGFANWAYEVIEQERELGVFFDTIVVCSVTGSTQAGMIAGFAAAGGRPRRVIGIDGSAKPAETREQVARIARATASLIGVERELTEDEIVLDERYHAGVYGIPDDTTLDAMRLAARTEGMVTDPVYEGKSMAGLIDLVGRGEIGRDSTVLYAHLGGQPALNAYAGLAL; translated from the coding sequence TTGCCTCTCGCCGATTTTCCCCGTCGTCCGCTGCTGTTCGGCCCGTCGCCGGTGCACCGCCTGGATCGGTTGACCGCGCACCTCGGCGGCGCCGCCGTCTGGGCGAAGCGGGAGGACTGCAACTCCGGCATCGCCTACGGCGGCAACAAGACCCGCAAACTGGAATATCTGGTGGCGGACGCGCTCGCGCAGGGCGCCGACACGCTCGTCTCGATCGGCGGCGTGCAGTCGAACCACACCCGGCAGGTCGCGGCGGTCGCGGCCGCCACCGGGCTGAAGTGTGTGCTGGTGCAGGAGAGCTGGGTGGACTGGCCGGACAGCGTCTACGACAAGGTCGGCAACATCCTGATCAGCCGGCTCGCCGGCGCGGACGTCCGGCTGGTGCGGGCCGGGTTCGGCATCGGCTTCAAGGAGAGCTGGGACGCGGCGATCGCCGACGTCAAGGCCTCCGGGGGTACGCCGTACGCGATCCCGGCCGGCGCGTCGGATCACCGGCTCGGCGGGCTGGGGTTCGCGAACTGGGCCTACGAGGTGATCGAGCAGGAGCGTGAGCTGGGCGTCTTCTTCGACACGATCGTCGTGTGCTCGGTGACCGGGAGCACGCAGGCCGGCATGATCGCCGGGTTCGCGGCGGCCGGTGGGCGTCCGCGCCGGGTGATCGGGATCGATGGGTCGGCGAAACCGGCGGAGACCCGGGAGCAGGTGGCCCGGATCGCCCGGGCGACGGCGTCGCTGATCGGGGTGGAGCGGGAGCTGACCGAGGACGAGATCGTTCTGGACGAGCGGTACCACGCCGGGGTGTACGGGATTCCGGACGACACGACACTGGACGCGATGCGGCTGGCGGCCCGGACCGAGGGGATGGTGACCGATCCGGTCTATGAGGGCAAGTCGATGGCGGGTCTGATCGATCTGGTCGGCCGGGGTGAGATCGGCCGGGATTCCACCGTGCTCTACGCGCACCTGGGCGGGCAGCCGGCGCTCAACGCGTACGCCGGCCTGGCCCTGTGA
- a CDS encoding intradiol ring-cleavage dioxygenase, whose product MSSTYQGRRLPNPDEEVFDQGLGFDLGTLLGRRQVLRAFGVGAAAFGLAACGTESSDSASPASSSSTSSGEIPDETAGPYPGDGSNGPDVLEQSGIVRSDIRSSFGDSTTTAEGVPMTLELQIKDLANGGPAFAGVAVYVWHCDRSGGYSMYSDGLTGENYLRGVQVADDSGKVTFTSIFPACYTGRWPHVHFEVYPGQADITDSTKAIATSQVALPKDTCDTVYKQSGYEASVTNLAQVTLDSDNVFGDDNGKSQLGTVTGDVSSGYTVSLSVGVDTRTTPAAGAAPAAGGGPGGGGTPPSGGPGGTPPSGAPGGDGPGGTPPSGAPPAA is encoded by the coding sequence GTGAGTTCAACGTATCAGGGGCGTCGTCTTCCGAATCCGGACGAGGAGGTGTTCGACCAGGGCCTCGGCTTCGACCTCGGCACGCTGCTGGGTCGCCGGCAGGTCCTGCGCGCGTTCGGTGTCGGCGCGGCTGCCTTCGGGCTCGCGGCGTGCGGCACCGAGTCGTCGGATTCCGCCTCTCCGGCGTCGTCGTCGAGCACCTCGTCCGGGGAGATCCCGGACGAGACGGCCGGGCCGTACCCCGGCGACGGGTCGAACGGGCCGGACGTCCTGGAGCAGAGCGGAATCGTCCGCAGTGACATCCGGTCCAGCTTCGGCGATTCGACGACCACTGCCGAAGGCGTACCGATGACCCTCGAGCTGCAGATCAAGGACCTGGCGAACGGCGGGCCGGCGTTCGCCGGGGTGGCCGTCTACGTGTGGCACTGTGACCGGTCCGGCGGGTACTCGATGTACTCCGACGGGCTCACCGGGGAGAACTATCTGCGCGGCGTGCAGGTCGCCGACGACTCCGGGAAGGTGACGTTCACCAGCATCTTCCCGGCCTGCTACACCGGCCGGTGGCCGCACGTGCACTTCGAGGTCTACCCGGGTCAGGCGGACATCACCGACTCGACGAAGGCCATCGCGACCTCGCAGGTGGCGCTGCCGAAGGACACCTGCGACACGGTCTACAAGCAGTCCGGGTACGAGGCGTCGGTCACGAACCTGGCGCAGGTCACGCTGGACAGCGACAACGTGTTCGGCGACGACAACGGCAAGAGTCAGCTGGGAACCGTGACCGGGGACGTGAGCAGCGGTTACACGGTGTCCCTGTCGGTGGGCGTGGACACCCGGACGACGCCTGCCGCGGGCGCGGCGCCGGCCGCTGGCGGCGGTCCCGGCGGTGGCGGGACCCCGCCGTCGGGTGGCCCGGGTGGCACGCCGCCCTCGGGGGCACCGGGTGGCGACGGTCCGGGTGGGACGCCGCCGAGCGGTGCGCCGCCGGCGGCCTGA
- a CDS encoding SGNH/GDSL hydrolase family protein, producing the protein MVIHVLEVGSMRRLSTLLVAAVVTTAALTGPAGAGGGGAGGSGSAWVGTWGTAVTGPALPPQPATVFQDQTLRQIVRVSTAGSELRVRLSNEYGAAPLVVGEARVARRPAGATGSEIVPGTDRALSFGGRSSVSIPPGAPAVSDPVRLRVPALSDLVISIYLPGRTPASTVHGSAYQRNFVAAGNVTRAAALTGATETTSWHFLSGVSVAAPARSGAVVAFGDSITDGAITTVDANHRWPDLLARRLQADRSLRHLGVLNKGIGGNRILHDGNTLPDTSFAGIGPLFGDSALSRFDRDVAAQPGVRYVVVLLGINDIGQPGSTSPVSEAVTVEELIGGYRQMIARAHERGLLIYGATLTPFADTTIPGYYSAANEAKRQAVNRWIRSGGEWDAVIDFDRAVRDPAQPLRMLPAFDSGDHLHPNDAGMQAMAEAIPLRLFTRGVTAVRAS; encoded by the coding sequence GTGGTCATCCACGTCTTGGAGGTGGGCTCGATGCGGCGGCTCAGCACCCTGCTCGTTGCTGCGGTGGTCACGACGGCGGCCCTCACCGGCCCGGCCGGCGCGGGCGGTGGCGGCGCCGGCGGGAGCGGCTCGGCCTGGGTGGGCACCTGGGGCACTGCGGTGACCGGGCCGGCGCTGCCGCCGCAGCCCGCGACCGTCTTCCAGGATCAGACGCTGCGGCAGATCGTGCGCGTCAGCACCGCCGGCAGCGAGCTGCGGGTCCGGCTGTCGAACGAGTACGGCGCCGCGCCGCTCGTGGTCGGCGAGGCGCGGGTCGCCCGCCGCCCGGCCGGGGCCACCGGCTCGGAGATCGTGCCGGGCACCGACCGGGCGCTGAGTTTCGGCGGCCGGTCGTCGGTCTCGATCCCGCCCGGCGCGCCCGCGGTGAGCGACCCGGTGCGCCTCCGGGTGCCGGCGCTCTCCGACCTGGTGATCAGCATCTACCTGCCCGGCCGCACGCCCGCGTCGACGGTGCACGGCTCGGCGTACCAGCGCAACTTCGTCGCCGCCGGCAACGTCACCCGGGCGGCCGCGCTGACCGGGGCGACCGAGACGACGTCCTGGCACTTCCTGTCCGGGGTGAGCGTGGCGGCTCCGGCCCGGTCCGGCGCGGTGGTGGCGTTCGGTGACTCGATCACCGACGGCGCGATCACCACGGTGGACGCGAACCACCGCTGGCCGGACTTGCTGGCGCGGCGGCTGCAGGCCGACCGGTCGCTGCGGCACCTCGGCGTGCTGAACAAGGGCATCGGCGGCAACCGGATCCTGCACGACGGCAACACGCTGCCGGACACCTCGTTCGCCGGGATCGGCCCGCTCTTCGGCGACAGCGCGCTGAGCCGGTTCGACCGGGACGTGGCGGCGCAGCCGGGCGTCCGGTACGTGGTGGTGCTGCTCGGCATCAACGACATCGGCCAGCCCGGATCGACGTCGCCGGTCTCCGAGGCGGTCACCGTCGAGGAGCTGATCGGCGGGTACCGGCAGATGATCGCCCGGGCGCACGAGCGGGGCCTGCTGATCTACGGCGCGACGCTGACGCCGTTCGCGGACACCACGATCCCCGGCTACTACAGCGCCGCGAACGAGGCGAAGCGCCAGGCGGTGAACAGGTGGATCCGGTCCGGCGGCGAGTGGGACGCGGTGATCGACTTCGACCGGGCGGTGCGGGATCCGGCGCAGCCGCTGCGGATGCTGCCGGCCTTCGACAGCGGCGATCACCTGCACCCGAACGACGCCGGGATGCAGGCGATGGCCGAGGCGATCCCGCTGCGGCTCTTCACCCGCGGCGTGACCGCGGTGCGCGCTTCCTAG
- a CDS encoding VOC family protein: protein MAISVDPARWDELVARLAEAGVEHAVHSGVSVYFTDPDGARIELIADPLGEMYGTKVL from the coding sequence ATGGCCATCTCGGTCGACCCCGCCCGCTGGGACGAACTGGTGGCACGACTCGCCGAGGCCGGGGTGGAGCACGCCGTCCACAGCGGCGTCTCGGTCTACTTCACCGACCCCGACGGGGCCCGCATCGAGCTGATCGCGGACCCCCTCGGCGAGATGTACGGCACGAAGGTCCTCTAG